The Hypomesus transpacificus isolate Combined female chromosome 2, fHypTra1, whole genome shotgun sequence genome window below encodes:
- the LOC124478622 gene encoding protein SOGA3-like isoform X5 → MKPAASGAADAAQQRQADNSNRKQQRASSPSGGKETGSKWTQKSNTQAKSITSKQSGGRSSRGQSPISTATSKERQSFKGAAAVQATGTENLTQMRAVTSERAEERTNIPEDTRCTDLLSPTRGEPIRVVSDQPCSSKSPKLKSKHPRGDSASNGQKKSSKSTVSCGPGFWKEGCLQSELIQFHLNKSLGKKVGKMQTKTPLSPASESELYLEAAIHEPVPPLPDQRLQDKIEKLEDENEELKNEIQEMRAEMDEMRDSFYEEDACQLQDIRRELERANKNCRILQYRLRKAERKRLRFAETGEVDGELLRSLEQDLKVAKDVSVRLHHELESVEERRTKTEEENENLRQQFIEVEVTKQALLNELEKAKELSLKRRGNKDVQRSEKRVPQTPIEEENEDLKCQLAFIKEEAVLMRKKMAKIDKEKDRLEAELQKYRSFYGDVDSPLPKGEAGGPPTTRESELKLRLRLVEEEANILGRKIIELEVENRGLKAELEDMREDSLAACGGPRDHSSKLQGEALSELRQQLQLVEDEAELLRRNLADMEEENKKVTGELNKLKYKEGSRHGAGGAGGGGEADTAKMEVLQEELKAARLQINELSGKVMQQQYENRVLLSNMQRYDLASHLSLRSSPRDSDAESDGGRDDGSSSPRLLPPHRKREGPIGGESDSDEVRNMRCLTPTRSLYSPDTRFLSRSLKDRQQMIDIRIEAERLSRTIDRLIADTSTIIAEARVYVSNGELFEEDEGNCIREHELLYRINAQMKAFRKELQGFIDRLEVPKPEGKTDEEPLSVTLGTGGSFFVYHDPTQKLSTNTGDMSHQRDTSVYMRVGRTEGFC, encoded by the exons ATGAAACCGGCCGCAAGCGGCGCTGCCGACGCGGCACAGCAGCGGCAGGCGGACAATAGCAACAGAAAGCAACAGAGAGCCTCTTCTCCGTCTGGGGGAAAAGAGACAGGATCTAAATGGACACAGAAAAGCAACACTCAGGCTAAGTCCATCACGTCAAAACAAAGCGGTGGAAGAAGCAGCCGTGGTCAGTCGCCAATTTCAACCGCTACCAGCAAAGAAAGGCAGTCATTCAAAGGCGCGGCAGCTGTCCAGGCTACTGGTACTGAAAACCTTACACAGATGAGGGCCGTGACAAGTGAGCGAGCCGAAGAGCGCACTAATATTCCCGAAGATACACGTTGCACTGATTTATTGTCTCCAACTAGGGGAGAGCCGATCCGTGTTGTCTCTGACCAGCCTTGTTCATCGAAATCGCCCAAATTAAAAAGTAAACACCCGAGAGGAGACAGTGCTTCAAACGGCCAAAAGAAAAGCTCCAAAAGCACCGTGAGCTGCGGGCCTGGGTTTTGGAAAGAGGGGTGCTTACAGTCTGAATTGATACAGTTCCATCTGAACAAGAGTTTGGGGAAAAAGGTGGGGAAGATGCAGACAAAAACACCTCTTTCTCCGGCCTCCGAATCGGAACTGTACCTCGAGGCAGCTATTCATGAACCAGTGCCTCCCCTGCCTGACCAGAGATTGCAAGATAAAATAGAGAAACTGGAGGATGAAAACGAAGAGTTGAAG aatgaaatacaggaAATGCGAGCAGAGATGGATGAAATGCGAGACTCATTCTATGAAGAAGACGCTTGCCAACTGCAGGACATTCGTCGCGAGTTGGAAAGGGCCAATAAGAATTGCAGGATTCTTCAGTACCGTCTGAGGAAAGCGGAAAGGAAGAGGCTCCGCTTTGCCGAAACTGGTGAGGTGGACGGGGAACTGCTAAGGAGCTTGGAACAAGACCTGAAG GTGGCAAAAGATGTCTCAGTGAGGCTGCACCATGAACTGGAAAGTGTGGAGGAAAGACGGAcaaagacagaggaggagaatgagaacCTGAGACAGCAGTTTATAGAAGTGGAGGTGACTAAGCAAGCTCTGCTGAATGAACTGGAGAAGGCCAAGGAG CTGTCACTGAAAAGAAGAGGGAACAAGGACGTGCAGAGATCAGAGAAAAGGGTTCCGCAGACACCCATAGAA GAGGAAAATGAGGACCTGAAATGCCAACTGGCCTTCATCAAGGAAGAGGCAGTCTTGATGAGAAAGAAGATGGCCAAGATCGACAAGGAGAAGGACCGCCTGGAGGCCGAGCTTCAAAAGTATCGCTCCTTCTACGGAGATGTGGACAGCCCCCTGCCcaagggtgaggcagggggacCACCAACCACGCGCGAATCAGAGCTCAAGCTCCGCCTGCGTCTGGTTGAGGAGGAGGCCAACATTCTGGGGAGGAAGATCATTGAGCTAGAG GTGGAGAACCGTGGTCTGAAGGCCGAACTGGAGGACATGCGCGAGGATAGCCTGGCAGCATGCGGCGGGCCGAGGGACCACAGCTCCAAGCTGCAGGGCGAAGCTCTGTCAGAGCTCCGGCAGCAGCTGCAGCTAGTGGAGGACGAAGCAGAGCTGCTACGCAG GAACTTAGCTGATATGGAAGAGGAAAACAAGAAGGTAACGGGTGAGCTCAACAAACTAAAGTACAAGGAGGGCTCTCGCCATGGAGCaggaggggccggggggggaggagaagcagaTACTGCCAAGATGGAGGTCCtccaggaggagctgaaggCAGCCAGGCTGCAGATTAATGAGCTGAGCGGCAAGGTGATGCAGCAGCAGTACGAGAACCGCGTGCTGCTGTCCAACATGCAGCGTTACGACCTGGCCTCGCACCTCTCCCTGCGCTCCAGCCCTCGGGACAGCGATGCTGAAAGTGACGGGGGTCGCGACGACGGCTCCTCCTCGCCTCGCCTTCTCCCGCCACACCGAAAGCGCGAGGGTCCTATTGGAGGGGAAAGCGACTCGGATGAGGTCAGGAACATGCGTTGCCTGACACCGACTCGCTCCCTTTACTCCCCAGACACCCGTTTTTTATCCCGGAGCCTGAAAGACAGGCAGCAAATGATTGACATCCGCATTGAGGCGGAGAGATTGAGCCGAACCATAGACAGGCTCATAGCTGACACCAGCACCATCATCGCTGAAGCCAGGGTCTATGTGTCCAATGGGGAGCTgtttgaggaggatgaggggaatTGTATCCGGGAGCACGAATTGTTGTACCGCATCAATGCCCAAATGAAGGCCTTCCGGAAGGAGCTGCAGGGATTCATTGACCGGCTGGAGGTCCCCAAGCCTGAGGGAAAGACAGATGAGGAACCTCTATCT GTCACACTAGGTACAGGAGGCTCTTTCTTCGTTTATCATGATCCAACTCAGAAGCTCTCAACCAATACTGGGGACATGTCACATCAAAGAGACACATCAGTGTATATGAG GGTGGGGAGAACAGAAGGATTTTGTTAG
- the LOC124478622 gene encoding protein SOGA3-like isoform X4, protein MKPAASGAADAAQQRQADNSNRKQQRASSPSGGKETGSKWTQKSNTQAKSITSKQSGGRSSRGQSPISTATSKERQSFKGAAAVQATGTENLTQMRAVTSERAEERTNIPEDTRCTDLLSPTRGEPIRVVSDQPCSSKSPKLKSKHPRGDSASNGQKKSSKSTVSCGPGFWKEGCLQSELIQFHLNKSLGKKVGKMQTKTPLSPASESELYLEAAIHEPVPPLPDQRLQDKIEKLEDENEELKNEIQEMRAEMDEMRDSFYEEDACQLQDIRRELERANKNCRILQYRLRKAERKRLRFAETGEVDGELLRSLEQDLKVAKDVSVRLHHELESVEERRTKTEEENENLRQQFIEVEVTKQALLNELEKAKELSLKRRGNKDVQRSEKRVPQTPIEEENEDLKCQLAFIKEEAVLMRKKMAKIDKEKDRLEAELQKYRSFYGDVDSPLPKGEAGGPPTTRESELKLRLRLVEEEANILGRKIIELEVENRGLKAELEDMREDSLAACGGPRDHSSKLQGEALSELRQQLQLVEDEAELLRRNLADMEEENKKVTGELNKLKYKEGSRHGAGGAGGGGEADTAKMEVLQEELKAARLQINELSGKVMQQQYENRVLLSNMQRYDLASHLSLRSSPRDSDAESDGGRDDGSSSPRLLPPHRKREGPIGGESDSDEVRNMRCLTPTRSLYSPDTRFLSRSLKDRQQMIDIRIEAERLSRTIDRLIADTSTIIAEARVYVSNGELFEEDEGNCIREHELLYRINAQMKAFRKELQGFIDRLEVPKPEGKTDEEPLSVTLGTGGSFFVYHDPTQKLSTNTGDMSHQRDTSVYMSWKLEEVQVGLSWLGVWVRRWCKEVGWGPVRRYGGTGRNSDSCLPTPTRPPWTYVVAWISMSVAGSRSAPSCWSASPLRGGSGRASSETCRPR, encoded by the exons ATGAAACCGGCCGCAAGCGGCGCTGCCGACGCGGCACAGCAGCGGCAGGCGGACAATAGCAACAGAAAGCAACAGAGAGCCTCTTCTCCGTCTGGGGGAAAAGAGACAGGATCTAAATGGACACAGAAAAGCAACACTCAGGCTAAGTCCATCACGTCAAAACAAAGCGGTGGAAGAAGCAGCCGTGGTCAGTCGCCAATTTCAACCGCTACCAGCAAAGAAAGGCAGTCATTCAAAGGCGCGGCAGCTGTCCAGGCTACTGGTACTGAAAACCTTACACAGATGAGGGCCGTGACAAGTGAGCGAGCCGAAGAGCGCACTAATATTCCCGAAGATACACGTTGCACTGATTTATTGTCTCCAACTAGGGGAGAGCCGATCCGTGTTGTCTCTGACCAGCCTTGTTCATCGAAATCGCCCAAATTAAAAAGTAAACACCCGAGAGGAGACAGTGCTTCAAACGGCCAAAAGAAAAGCTCCAAAAGCACCGTGAGCTGCGGGCCTGGGTTTTGGAAAGAGGGGTGCTTACAGTCTGAATTGATACAGTTCCATCTGAACAAGAGTTTGGGGAAAAAGGTGGGGAAGATGCAGACAAAAACACCTCTTTCTCCGGCCTCCGAATCGGAACTGTACCTCGAGGCAGCTATTCATGAACCAGTGCCTCCCCTGCCTGACCAGAGATTGCAAGATAAAATAGAGAAACTGGAGGATGAAAACGAAGAGTTGAAG aatgaaatacaggaAATGCGAGCAGAGATGGATGAAATGCGAGACTCATTCTATGAAGAAGACGCTTGCCAACTGCAGGACATTCGTCGCGAGTTGGAAAGGGCCAATAAGAATTGCAGGATTCTTCAGTACCGTCTGAGGAAAGCGGAAAGGAAGAGGCTCCGCTTTGCCGAAACTGGTGAGGTGGACGGGGAACTGCTAAGGAGCTTGGAACAAGACCTGAAG GTGGCAAAAGATGTCTCAGTGAGGCTGCACCATGAACTGGAAAGTGTGGAGGAAAGACGGAcaaagacagaggaggagaatgagaacCTGAGACAGCAGTTTATAGAAGTGGAGGTGACTAAGCAAGCTCTGCTGAATGAACTGGAGAAGGCCAAGGAG CTGTCACTGAAAAGAAGAGGGAACAAGGACGTGCAGAGATCAGAGAAAAGGGTTCCGCAGACACCCATAGAA GAGGAAAATGAGGACCTGAAATGCCAACTGGCCTTCATCAAGGAAGAGGCAGTCTTGATGAGAAAGAAGATGGCCAAGATCGACAAGGAGAAGGACCGCCTGGAGGCCGAGCTTCAAAAGTATCGCTCCTTCTACGGAGATGTGGACAGCCCCCTGCCcaagggtgaggcagggggacCACCAACCACGCGCGAATCAGAGCTCAAGCTCCGCCTGCGTCTGGTTGAGGAGGAGGCCAACATTCTGGGGAGGAAGATCATTGAGCTAGAG GTGGAGAACCGTGGTCTGAAGGCCGAACTGGAGGACATGCGCGAGGATAGCCTGGCAGCATGCGGCGGGCCGAGGGACCACAGCTCCAAGCTGCAGGGCGAAGCTCTGTCAGAGCTCCGGCAGCAGCTGCAGCTAGTGGAGGACGAAGCAGAGCTGCTACGCAG GAACTTAGCTGATATGGAAGAGGAAAACAAGAAGGTAACGGGTGAGCTCAACAAACTAAAGTACAAGGAGGGCTCTCGCCATGGAGCaggaggggccggggggggaggagaagcagaTACTGCCAAGATGGAGGTCCtccaggaggagctgaaggCAGCCAGGCTGCAGATTAATGAGCTGAGCGGCAAGGTGATGCAGCAGCAGTACGAGAACCGCGTGCTGCTGTCCAACATGCAGCGTTACGACCTGGCCTCGCACCTCTCCCTGCGCTCCAGCCCTCGGGACAGCGATGCTGAAAGTGACGGGGGTCGCGACGACGGCTCCTCCTCGCCTCGCCTTCTCCCGCCACACCGAAAGCGCGAGGGTCCTATTGGAGGGGAAAGCGACTCGGATGAGGTCAGGAACATGCGTTGCCTGACACCGACTCGCTCCCTTTACTCCCCAGACACCCGTTTTTTATCCCGGAGCCTGAAAGACAGGCAGCAAATGATTGACATCCGCATTGAGGCGGAGAGATTGAGCCGAACCATAGACAGGCTCATAGCTGACACCAGCACCATCATCGCTGAAGCCAGGGTCTATGTGTCCAATGGGGAGCTgtttgaggaggatgaggggaatTGTATCCGGGAGCACGAATTGTTGTACCGCATCAATGCCCAAATGAAGGCCTTCCGGAAGGAGCTGCAGGGATTCATTGACCGGCTGGAGGTCCCCAAGCCTGAGGGAAAGACAGATGAGGAACCTCTATCT GTCACACTAGGTACAGGAGGCTCTTTCTTCGTTTATCATGATCCAACTCAGAAGCTCTCAACCAATACTGGGGACATGTCACATCAAAGAGACACATCAGTGTATATGAG ctggAAGCTAGAGGAAGTGCAAGTGGGCTTGTCGTGGTTGGGGGTGTGGGTGCGGAGGTGGTGcaaggaggtggggtggggccCAGTGAGACGCTacggagggacagggaggaacAGCGACAGCTGCTTGCCGACACCCACACGGCCGCCATGGACCTACGTTGTCGCCTGGATCTCAATGAGCGTGGCTGGCTCAAGGAGCGCTCCGAGCTGTTGGAGCGCTTCGCctctgagaggagggagtgggagagccAGCTCAGAGACATGCAGACCAAGATAG